Below is a genomic region from Gammaproteobacteria bacterium.
AGCCGCGACGGGCACGTCTTCAGGCCCCACGATGGTGAGGTCTCCGACAAATTTCCCGTATTGCACGGGCCGGCCGGTCGCACACGACACCTGCTGCGCATTTATCGGCGCGTTGCGCGGACCTTGTCGTCCGCCGACCTGACGGCCAGCGCGCTGGTGCAGGACCAGCGGCGCGCGTGGCATCTACTGCTGGGCGGGGGTGTGCCGGTTGAGATCGGGCGCGGCGACCCGCGCGCTCGCGTGAGGCGCCTCGCAAGCGTTTATCCCATGGCGCTGGCGCCGCGTGCCGCCTCCATCAAGAGCATCGATCTGCGTTACACCAACGGTCTGGCGGTCGCCTGGGAGCACGTGGGCAAACCTGGCGCGGGCGCTGCGAATTCAACCAGTAAGTAAAGGGTAATGGCGAGAAAATCTGAGAAAAGCATGATCGTAGGGCTGGATATCGGCACCTCCAAAGTGGTCGCGATTGTCGGCGAAGTGACCGATGCCGGACAGATTGAAATCATCGGCATCGGGCAGCACCCGTCGCGCGGCATGAAGAAAGGCGTGGTGGTCAATATCGAATCCACCGTGCAGTCCATTCAGCGCGCGGTGGAGGAAGCCGAGCTGATGGCCGGCTGCGAAATCCATTCAGTCTACGCCGGGATCGCCGGCAGCCACGTGAAGAGCCTTAACTCGCACGGCATCGTCGCGATCAAGGACCGCGAGGTCACGGCCAGCGACGTGGACAGAGTCATCGACGCCGCGCGCGCGGTGGCGATCCCGGCTGACCAGCGGGTGCTGCATATCCTGCCGCAGGAGTTCGTGATCGATCAGCAGGAAGGTATCCGCGAGCCGATCGGCATGTCCGGCGTGCGCCTGGAGGCGAAGGTGCATCTGGTCACGGGTTCAGTCAGCGCTGCGCAGAACATCATCAAATGCGTGCGCCGCTGCGGACTGGAGGTAGATGACATCATTCTTGAGCAGTTGGCCTCCAGCTACGCGGTGTTGACCGAAGACGAGAAAGAACTGGGCGTGTGCCTGGTCGATATCGGCGGCGGGACCACCGACGTGGCGGTCTTCACCGAGGGCGCGATTCGGCATACCTCGGTCATCCCGCTGGCGGGCGATCAGGTGACCAATGACATTGCCGTGGCGCTGCGCACGCCCACGCAGTACGCCGAAGAGATCAAGGTGAAATATGCGTGCGCGCTGCGCCAGCTGGCGAACCCGGACGACACCATCGAAGTGCCCGGCGTGGGTGACCGGCCCTCGCGACGCCTATCGCGCCAGACTCTGGCCGAGGTGGTGGAGCCGCGTTATGAAGAATTGCTGGCACTGGTGCACGCCGATCTGCGACGCAGCGGTCTGGAAGAGCTGGTGGCGGCTGGCGTGGTGCTGACCGGCGGCAGCGCAAAGATGGAAGGTGTGATTGATCTCGCCGAGGAAGTATTTCACATGCCGGTGCGCTTGGGCGTGCCGCAGTACGTGTCGGGGTTAAGCGACGTTGTGCGTAACCCCATTCATGCAACAGGGGTGGGTCTGCTGTTGTTCGGCTATCGCAGCCGCCAGGGGGGCAATGCGGAAAACTTCGCCGACAAGGGAGTATCGGCGGTCTGGAAACGGATGAAAAGCTGGTTTCAGGGCAATCTCTGAAGCCGATTAATACTCAGCCTAGTAACGGGAGATTGAAATGTCATTTGAACTGATGGATTCGTACGATCGAAGCGCCGTAATCAAGGTCATCGGTATCGGCGGAGGCGGCGGCAATGCCGTACAGCACATGGTGCAGGCGGCGATCGACGGCGTGGATTTCATCTGCGCGAACACCGATGCGCAGGCGTTGAAGAACACCAGCGCGGAGACCGTGCTGCAACTGGGTAGCGGCATTACCAAGGGGCTGGGGGCGGGCGCCAACCCCACCGTGGGGCGTGAGGCGGCGATGGAAGACCGCGACCGCATCCAGGAAGTCATCGATGGCGCCGACATGCTGTTCATTACTGCCGGCATGGGGGGCGGCACGGGTACGGGCGCCGCGCCGATCCTCGCGGAGGTGGCGAAAGAACTCGGTATTCTTACCGTCGCGGTTGTCACCAAGCCGTTCGCGTTCGAGGGTGGCAAGCGCATGCAGGTCGCGTGCAAGGGTATCGAAGAACTTTCCGAGCACGTCGATTCGCTGATCACCATCCCCAACGAGAAGCT
It encodes:
- the ftsA gene encoding cell division protein FtsA, which codes for MARKSEKSMIVGLDIGTSKVVAIVGEVTDAGQIEIIGIGQHPSRGMKKGVVVNIESTVQSIQRAVEEAELMAGCEIHSVYAGIAGSHVKSLNSHGIVAIKDREVTASDVDRVIDAARAVAIPADQRVLHILPQEFVIDQQEGIREPIGMSGVRLEAKVHLVTGSVSAAQNIIKCVRRCGLEVDDIILEQLASSYAVLTEDEKELGVCLVDIGGGTTDVAVFTEGAIRHTSVIPLAGDQVTNDIAVALRTPTQYAEEIKVKYACALRQLANPDDTIEVPGVGDRPSRRLSRQTLAEVVEPRYEELLALVHADLRRSGLEELVAAGVVLTGGSAKMEGVIDLAEEVFHMPVRLGVPQYVSGLSDVVRNPIHATGVGLLLFGYRSRQGGNAENFADKGVSAVWKRMKSWFQGNL